A genomic segment from Nicotiana sylvestris chromosome 1, ASM39365v2, whole genome shotgun sequence encodes:
- the LOC104246574 gene encoding uncharacterized protein, with amino-acid sequence MVSSTCYGEQNLEYDIKHCRVLNVVTKDARELPIVELLEYMRTLLERWTNEKLLKAKGTFTYFGFKFNKELDDNRTLSHKLRVRASTDYIHTVLDGVRRYILDELSCPHVLAALRHMDESYEQYCSPYYTTENLLRTYEIPVNPLPDESKWNVPQHITEEVVNPPLSEKRQTGRPQKQRYKTYDEVNSKKYKVSYGNCGVEGHNKRYCKNSPKKK; translated from the exons atggtCTCGAGTACATGCTACGGTGAACAGAACTTGGAGTATGACATCAAACATTGCAGAGTCTTGAATGTTGTAACAAAAGATGCAAGAGAGCTGCCGATAGTAGAACTATTAGAGTATATGAGGACTCTTCTTGAACGTTGGACTAATGAAAAGTTATTGAAAGCAAAGGGTACATTCACATACTTTGGGTTTAAATTCAACAAAGAGTTGGATGACAACAGAACATTGTCGCACAAGCTTAGA gtgagggcttcaacagaCTACATCCATACAGTACTAGATGGTGTGAGGCGCTATATT CTTGATGAACTTTCTTGTCCACATGTTTTGGCTGCTTTAAGGCACATGGATGAGTCTTATGAACAATATTGTTCTCCTTATTACACAACCGAGAACCTCTTGCGTACTTATGAAATACCAGTAAATCCCCTACCTGATGAAAGCAAATGGAATGTGCCACAACATATAACTGAAGAAGTTGTAAATCCACCTTTAAGTGAGAAAAGACAGACGGGAAGACCTCAAAAACAAAGATACAAAACATATGATGAAGTAAATTCAAAGAAGTATAAGGTTTCATATGGCAACTGCGGAGTagaagggcataacaaaagataTTGCAAGAATTCtcctaaaaagaaataa